Proteins co-encoded in one Sparus aurata chromosome 18, fSpaAur1.1, whole genome shotgun sequence genomic window:
- the atp1b4 gene encoding protein ATP1B4, translated as MEPSSTEGGAEETLLKNHPPSVPHKVILKHGQELEEEQEELAEHQPLEQEDLNFERWKRRPLPKRTLHQKIDDLKTYLWNAETNEFMGRSGKSWSLILLFYAALYTFLAAMFGGCMFCLMWSISPYHPTFNDRVMPPGMTMAPHLEGHEIAFNASDRKSWKKYTRSMDDYLKSYNDGTQERKNILCTQDRYFMQDDLEESAERKACRFMRSWLGDCSGLQDRDYGYSKGKPCVLLRMNRILGYLPGRGKPINVTCGVKKGPPEALGEIQFFPKSIFELKYYPYYGKARHVNYSAPVVAVRFSRLQYDTHIQVQCKLNGKGIINDSPTDRYLGSVTFSFDVGA; from the exons ATGGAGCCCAGTTCCACAGAGGGAGGAGCTGAAGAGACGCTCCTTAAAAACCATCCACCAAGTGTT CCTCACAAAGTGATTCTCAAACATGGCcaagagctggaggaagagcaggaggagttGGCCGAGCACCAGCCTCTAGAGCAGGAAGACCTGAACTTTGAGAGATGGAAGCGCAGGCCGTTACCCAAGAGGACGCTCCACCAGAAGATAGACGACCTGAAGACGTACCTGTGGAATGCAGAGACCAACGAATTCATGGGTCGCTCCGGGAAGAGCTGGA gCCTCATCCTTCTCTTCTATGCTGCACTTTATACATTTCTTGCAGCCATGTTTGGCGGCTGTATGTTTTGCCTCATGTGGTCTATTAGTCCCTACCATCCGACCTTCAACGATAGAGTGATGCCACCAG GTATGACGATGGCCCCACACCTAGAAGGCCACGAGATCGCCTTCAACGCCTCTGATCGCAAATCCTGGAAGAAGTACACGAGGTCAATGGATGACTATCTAAAAT CGTATAACGATGGCACTCAGGAGAGGAAGAATATCCTCTGCACACAGGACAGATACTTCATGCAGGACGACCTGGAGGAGAGCGCTGAGCGCAAGGCGTGTCGGTTTATGAGGTCCTGGTTGGGGGACTGTTCGGGGCTGCAGGACCGCGACTATGGCTATTCTAAGGGAAAGCCATGCGTCCTCCTTCGAATGAACCGG ATTCTTGGTTACTTACCCGGCAGGGGCAAACCAATAAATGTGACTTGTGGAGTTAAG AAAGGACCTCCAGAGGCTTTGGGAGAAATCCAATTTTTTCCTAAAAGCATTTTTGAACTGAAGTACTATCCATACTACGGGAAAGCCAGACAT GTAAACTACTCCGCGCCGGTGGTGGCTGTGCGTTTTTCAAGATTGCAGTACGACACTCACATCCAAGTACAATGCAAACTGAACGGGAAGGGCATCATCAACGATTCACCCACTGACCGCTACCTGGGCAGCGTGACCTTCTCCTTCGACGTCGGAGCGTAA
- the tmem255a gene encoding transmembrane protein 255A isoform X5, with translation MPPPPQSLQSSGLTLSETSMGSFKRRKRKSIIVTVLLLIVSVLILIFGLAATTRTQNITVGGYYPGVILGFGSFLGIIGAHLIENKRQMLVASIVFISFGVVAAFCCAIVDGVFAARHIDLRPLYAGRCAYHSSQDDRDVLCQTSSRSSCNLRVKSNTCYCCELYNCGKASRVEVIGGYHEYTDVKSCQDVVHLYHLLWSATILNIVALFLGIITAAVLGGFKDMTPSTASESSSEPEALTAPAPSEPPPPTTSLNSCYNTAPCLPPYTAYDLQVQTHERASGSYMFPDPAGLSDDSQSGASHLWPTMIPPRYSPPHNHPDEKPPPYSP, from the exons atgcctcctcctcctcaaagcCTTCAATCCAGCGGGCTGACTCTCTCTGAGACAAGCATGG GCTCCTttaagaggaggaagaggaaatcCATAATTGTGACAGTGTTGCTGCTCATCGTGTCTGTGCTCATCCTCATCTTCGGCCTGGCAGCGACGACCAGGACGCAGAACATCACAGTGGGCGGCTACTACCCAGGAGTCATT cTGGGCTTTGGCTCTTTTCTGGGAATTATCGGCGCTCACTTGATAGAGAACAAGAGGCAGATG TTGGTGGCGTCCATCGTCTTCATCAGTTTCGGAGTGGTGGCGGCCTTCTGCTGCGCCATCGTCGATGGAGTCTTTGCTGCGAGGCACATC GACCTCAGGCCTCTGTACGCTGGCCGCTGTGCGTATCACTCGAGTCAGGATGACCGCGAT GTGCTCTGTCAGACATCATCGCGCTCGTCCTGTAACCTGCGTGTGAAGAGCAACACCTGTTACTGCTGTGAACTCTACAACTGCGGGAA GGCTAGCCGTGTCGAGGTGATAGGAGGCTACCATGAGTACACGGATGTGAAGAGCTGCCAGGACGTGGTGCACCTCTATCACCTGCTGTGGTCCGCCACCATCCTCAACATCGTGGCCCTGTTTCTGGGCatcatcactgctgcagtgctgGGAGGCTTCAAAGACATG ACTCCCTCGACTGCCTCAGAGAGCTCATCTGAACCAGAGGCCCTCACAGCTCCGGCCCCCTCAGAGCCGCCTCCACCCACCACGTCACTCAACTCGTGTTACAACACTGCCCCCTGCCTGCCACCGTACACTGCCTACGACCTGCAGGTACAGACACACGAGAGAGCATCG GGCTCCTACATGTTCCCCGACCCTGCAGGCCTGTCGGATGACTCTCAGTCTGGAGCCAGCCACCTGTGGCCCACGATGATCCCTCCACGCTACTCTCCTCCTCACAACCACCCCGATGAGAAGCCCCCACCGTACAGCCCGTAA
- the tmem255a gene encoding transmembrane protein 255A isoform X6, with translation MPPPPQSLQSSGLTLSETSMGSFKRRKRKSIIVTVLLLIVSVLILIFGLAATTRTQNITVGGYYPGVILGFGSFLGIIGAHLIENKRQMLVASIVFISFGVVAAFCCAIVDGVFAARHIDLRPLYAGRCAYHSSQDDRDVLCQTSSRSSCNLRVKSNTCYCCELYNCGNRVEVIGGYHEYTDVKSCQDVVHLYHLLWSATILNIVALFLGIITAAVLGGFKDMTPSTASESSSEPEALTAPAPSEPPPPTTSLNSCYNTAPCLPPYTAYDLQVQTHERASGSYMFPDPAGLSDDSQSGASHLWPTMIPPRYSPPHNHPDEKPPPYSP, from the exons atgcctcctcctcctcaaagcCTTCAATCCAGCGGGCTGACTCTCTCTGAGACAAGCATGG GCTCCTttaagaggaggaagaggaaatcCATAATTGTGACAGTGTTGCTGCTCATCGTGTCTGTGCTCATCCTCATCTTCGGCCTGGCAGCGACGACCAGGACGCAGAACATCACAGTGGGCGGCTACTACCCAGGAGTCATT cTGGGCTTTGGCTCTTTTCTGGGAATTATCGGCGCTCACTTGATAGAGAACAAGAGGCAGATG TTGGTGGCGTCCATCGTCTTCATCAGTTTCGGAGTGGTGGCGGCCTTCTGCTGCGCCATCGTCGATGGAGTCTTTGCTGCGAGGCACATC GACCTCAGGCCTCTGTACGCTGGCCGCTGTGCGTATCACTCGAGTCAGGATGACCGCGAT GTGCTCTGTCAGACATCATCGCGCTCGTCCTGTAACCTGCGTGTGAAGAGCAACACCTGTTACTGCTGTGAACTCTACAACTGCGGGAA CCGTGTCGAGGTGATAGGAGGCTACCATGAGTACACGGATGTGAAGAGCTGCCAGGACGTGGTGCACCTCTATCACCTGCTGTGGTCCGCCACCATCCTCAACATCGTGGCCCTGTTTCTGGGCatcatcactgctgcagtgctgGGAGGCTTCAAAGACATG ACTCCCTCGACTGCCTCAGAGAGCTCATCTGAACCAGAGGCCCTCACAGCTCCGGCCCCCTCAGAGCCGCCTCCACCCACCACGTCACTCAACTCGTGTTACAACACTGCCCCCTGCCTGCCACCGTACACTGCCTACGACCTGCAGGTACAGACACACGAGAGAGCATCG GGCTCCTACATGTTCCCCGACCCTGCAGGCCTGTCGGATGACTCTCAGTCTGGAGCCAGCCACCTGTGGCCCACGATGATCCCTCCACGCTACTCTCCTCCTCACAACCACCCCGATGAGAAGCCCCCACCGTACAGCCCGTAA
- the tmem255a gene encoding transmembrane protein 255A isoform X1 gives MPPPPQSLQSSGLTLSETSMGSFKRRKRKSIIVTVLLLIVSVLILIFGLAATTRTQNITVGGYYPGVILGFGSFLGIIGAHLIENKRQMLVASIVFISFGVVAAFCCAIVDGVFAARHIDLRPLYAGRCAYHSSQDDRDVLCQTSSRSSCNLRVKSNTCYCCELYNCGKEHPLMGLQNKDVLKKFRKSSMIWKASRVEVIGGYHEYTDVKSCQDVVHLYHLLWSATILNIVALFLGIITAAVLGGFKDMTPSTASESSSEPEALTAPAPSEPPPPTTSLNSCYNTAPCLPPYTAYDLQVQTHERASGSYMFPDPAGLSDDSQSGASHLWPTMIPPRYSPPHNHPDEKPPPYSP, from the exons atgcctcctcctcctcaaagcCTTCAATCCAGCGGGCTGACTCTCTCTGAGACAAGCATGG GCTCCTttaagaggaggaagaggaaatcCATAATTGTGACAGTGTTGCTGCTCATCGTGTCTGTGCTCATCCTCATCTTCGGCCTGGCAGCGACGACCAGGACGCAGAACATCACAGTGGGCGGCTACTACCCAGGAGTCATT cTGGGCTTTGGCTCTTTTCTGGGAATTATCGGCGCTCACTTGATAGAGAACAAGAGGCAGATG TTGGTGGCGTCCATCGTCTTCATCAGTTTCGGAGTGGTGGCGGCCTTCTGCTGCGCCATCGTCGATGGAGTCTTTGCTGCGAGGCACATC GACCTCAGGCCTCTGTACGCTGGCCGCTGTGCGTATCACTCGAGTCAGGATGACCGCGAT GTGCTCTGTCAGACATCATCGCGCTCGTCCTGTAACCTGCGTGTGAAGAGCAACACCTGTTACTGCTGTGAACTCTACAACTGCGGGAA AGAACATCCTCTTATGGGACTTCAGAATAAAgatgttttgaaaaagtttaGGAAATCATCCATGATTTGGAA GGCTAGCCGTGTCGAGGTGATAGGAGGCTACCATGAGTACACGGATGTGAAGAGCTGCCAGGACGTGGTGCACCTCTATCACCTGCTGTGGTCCGCCACCATCCTCAACATCGTGGCCCTGTTTCTGGGCatcatcactgctgcagtgctgGGAGGCTTCAAAGACATG ACTCCCTCGACTGCCTCAGAGAGCTCATCTGAACCAGAGGCCCTCACAGCTCCGGCCCCCTCAGAGCCGCCTCCACCCACCACGTCACTCAACTCGTGTTACAACACTGCCCCCTGCCTGCCACCGTACACTGCCTACGACCTGCAGGTACAGACACACGAGAGAGCATCG GGCTCCTACATGTTCCCCGACCCTGCAGGCCTGTCGGATGACTCTCAGTCTGGAGCCAGCCACCTGTGGCCCACGATGATCCCTCCACGCTACTCTCCTCCTCACAACCACCCCGATGAGAAGCCCCCACCGTACAGCCCGTAA
- the tmem255a gene encoding transmembrane protein 255A isoform X2 yields MPPPPQSLQSSGLTLSETSMGSFKRRKRKSIIVTVLLLIVSVLILIFGLAATTRTQNITVGGYYPGVILGFGSFLGIIGAHLIENKRQMLVASIVFISFGVVAAFCCAIVDGVFAARHIDLRPLYAGRCAYHSSQDDRDVLCQTSSRSSCNLRVKSNTCYCCELYNCGKEHPLMGLQNKDVLKKFRKSSMIWNRVEVIGGYHEYTDVKSCQDVVHLYHLLWSATILNIVALFLGIITAAVLGGFKDMTPSTASESSSEPEALTAPAPSEPPPPTTSLNSCYNTAPCLPPYTAYDLQVQTHERASGSYMFPDPAGLSDDSQSGASHLWPTMIPPRYSPPHNHPDEKPPPYSP; encoded by the exons atgcctcctcctcctcaaagcCTTCAATCCAGCGGGCTGACTCTCTCTGAGACAAGCATGG GCTCCTttaagaggaggaagaggaaatcCATAATTGTGACAGTGTTGCTGCTCATCGTGTCTGTGCTCATCCTCATCTTCGGCCTGGCAGCGACGACCAGGACGCAGAACATCACAGTGGGCGGCTACTACCCAGGAGTCATT cTGGGCTTTGGCTCTTTTCTGGGAATTATCGGCGCTCACTTGATAGAGAACAAGAGGCAGATG TTGGTGGCGTCCATCGTCTTCATCAGTTTCGGAGTGGTGGCGGCCTTCTGCTGCGCCATCGTCGATGGAGTCTTTGCTGCGAGGCACATC GACCTCAGGCCTCTGTACGCTGGCCGCTGTGCGTATCACTCGAGTCAGGATGACCGCGAT GTGCTCTGTCAGACATCATCGCGCTCGTCCTGTAACCTGCGTGTGAAGAGCAACACCTGTTACTGCTGTGAACTCTACAACTGCGGGAA AGAACATCCTCTTATGGGACTTCAGAATAAAgatgttttgaaaaagtttaGGAAATCATCCATGATTTGGAA CCGTGTCGAGGTGATAGGAGGCTACCATGAGTACACGGATGTGAAGAGCTGCCAGGACGTGGTGCACCTCTATCACCTGCTGTGGTCCGCCACCATCCTCAACATCGTGGCCCTGTTTCTGGGCatcatcactgctgcagtgctgGGAGGCTTCAAAGACATG ACTCCCTCGACTGCCTCAGAGAGCTCATCTGAACCAGAGGCCCTCACAGCTCCGGCCCCCTCAGAGCCGCCTCCACCCACCACGTCACTCAACTCGTGTTACAACACTGCCCCCTGCCTGCCACCGTACACTGCCTACGACCTGCAGGTACAGACACACGAGAGAGCATCG GGCTCCTACATGTTCCCCGACCCTGCAGGCCTGTCGGATGACTCTCAGTCTGGAGCCAGCCACCTGTGGCCCACGATGATCCCTCCACGCTACTCTCCTCCTCACAACCACCCCGATGAGAAGCCCCCACCGTACAGCCCGTAA
- the tmem255a gene encoding transmembrane protein 255A isoform X3, which yields MPPPPQSLQSSGLTLSETSMGSFKRRKRKSIIVTVLLLIVSVLILIFGLAATTRTQNITVGGYYPGVILGFGSFLGIIGAHLIENKRQMLVASIVFISFGVVAAFCCAIVDGVFAARHIDLRPLYAGRCAYHSSQDDRDVLCQTSSRSSCNLRVKSNTCYCCELYNCGKEHPLMGLQNKDVLKKFRKSSMIWKASRVEVIGGYHEYTDVKSCQDVVHLYHLLWSATILNIVALFLGIITAAVLGGFKDMTPSTASESSSEPEALTAPAPSEPPPPTTSLNSCYNTAPCLPPYTAYDLQGSYMFPDPAGLSDDSQSGASHLWPTMIPPRYSPPHNHPDEKPPPYSP from the exons atgcctcctcctcctcaaagcCTTCAATCCAGCGGGCTGACTCTCTCTGAGACAAGCATGG GCTCCTttaagaggaggaagaggaaatcCATAATTGTGACAGTGTTGCTGCTCATCGTGTCTGTGCTCATCCTCATCTTCGGCCTGGCAGCGACGACCAGGACGCAGAACATCACAGTGGGCGGCTACTACCCAGGAGTCATT cTGGGCTTTGGCTCTTTTCTGGGAATTATCGGCGCTCACTTGATAGAGAACAAGAGGCAGATG TTGGTGGCGTCCATCGTCTTCATCAGTTTCGGAGTGGTGGCGGCCTTCTGCTGCGCCATCGTCGATGGAGTCTTTGCTGCGAGGCACATC GACCTCAGGCCTCTGTACGCTGGCCGCTGTGCGTATCACTCGAGTCAGGATGACCGCGAT GTGCTCTGTCAGACATCATCGCGCTCGTCCTGTAACCTGCGTGTGAAGAGCAACACCTGTTACTGCTGTGAACTCTACAACTGCGGGAA AGAACATCCTCTTATGGGACTTCAGAATAAAgatgttttgaaaaagtttaGGAAATCATCCATGATTTGGAA GGCTAGCCGTGTCGAGGTGATAGGAGGCTACCATGAGTACACGGATGTGAAGAGCTGCCAGGACGTGGTGCACCTCTATCACCTGCTGTGGTCCGCCACCATCCTCAACATCGTGGCCCTGTTTCTGGGCatcatcactgctgcagtgctgGGAGGCTTCAAAGACATG ACTCCCTCGACTGCCTCAGAGAGCTCATCTGAACCAGAGGCCCTCACAGCTCCGGCCCCCTCAGAGCCGCCTCCACCCACCACGTCACTCAACTCGTGTTACAACACTGCCCCCTGCCTGCCACCGTACACTGCCTACGACCTGCAG GGCTCCTACATGTTCCCCGACCCTGCAGGCCTGTCGGATGACTCTCAGTCTGGAGCCAGCCACCTGTGGCCCACGATGATCCCTCCACGCTACTCTCCTCCTCACAACCACCCCGATGAGAAGCCCCCACCGTACAGCCCGTAA
- the tmem255a gene encoding transmembrane protein 255A isoform X4 translates to MPPPPQSLQSSGLTLSETSMGSFKRRKRKSIIVTVLLLIVSVLILIFGLAATTRTQNITVGGYYPGVILGFGSFLGIIGAHLIENKRQMLVASIVFISFGVVAAFCCAIVDGVFAARHIDLRPLYAGRCAYHSSQDDRDVLCQTSSRSSCNLRVKSNTCYCCELYNCGKEHPLMGLQNKDVLKKFRKSSMIWNRVEVIGGYHEYTDVKSCQDVVHLYHLLWSATILNIVALFLGIITAAVLGGFKDMTPSTASESSSEPEALTAPAPSEPPPPTTSLNSCYNTAPCLPPYTAYDLQGSYMFPDPAGLSDDSQSGASHLWPTMIPPRYSPPHNHPDEKPPPYSP, encoded by the exons atgcctcctcctcctcaaagcCTTCAATCCAGCGGGCTGACTCTCTCTGAGACAAGCATGG GCTCCTttaagaggaggaagaggaaatcCATAATTGTGACAGTGTTGCTGCTCATCGTGTCTGTGCTCATCCTCATCTTCGGCCTGGCAGCGACGACCAGGACGCAGAACATCACAGTGGGCGGCTACTACCCAGGAGTCATT cTGGGCTTTGGCTCTTTTCTGGGAATTATCGGCGCTCACTTGATAGAGAACAAGAGGCAGATG TTGGTGGCGTCCATCGTCTTCATCAGTTTCGGAGTGGTGGCGGCCTTCTGCTGCGCCATCGTCGATGGAGTCTTTGCTGCGAGGCACATC GACCTCAGGCCTCTGTACGCTGGCCGCTGTGCGTATCACTCGAGTCAGGATGACCGCGAT GTGCTCTGTCAGACATCATCGCGCTCGTCCTGTAACCTGCGTGTGAAGAGCAACACCTGTTACTGCTGTGAACTCTACAACTGCGGGAA AGAACATCCTCTTATGGGACTTCAGAATAAAgatgttttgaaaaagtttaGGAAATCATCCATGATTTGGAA CCGTGTCGAGGTGATAGGAGGCTACCATGAGTACACGGATGTGAAGAGCTGCCAGGACGTGGTGCACCTCTATCACCTGCTGTGGTCCGCCACCATCCTCAACATCGTGGCCCTGTTTCTGGGCatcatcactgctgcagtgctgGGAGGCTTCAAAGACATG ACTCCCTCGACTGCCTCAGAGAGCTCATCTGAACCAGAGGCCCTCACAGCTCCGGCCCCCTCAGAGCCGCCTCCACCCACCACGTCACTCAACTCGTGTTACAACACTGCCCCCTGCCTGCCACCGTACACTGCCTACGACCTGCAG GGCTCCTACATGTTCCCCGACCCTGCAGGCCTGTCGGATGACTCTCAGTCTGGAGCCAGCCACCTGTGGCCCACGATGATCCCTCCACGCTACTCTCCTCCTCACAACCACCCCGATGAGAAGCCCCCACCGTACAGCCCGTAA